In one window of Nakamurella alba DNA:
- a CDS encoding M67 family metallopeptidase yields the protein MLRIPRSMVDEIITHARADHPDEACGIIAGPEGADTPTRLVRMTNAERSPTFYRFDSGEQLKLYREMDDRDEEVVVVYHSHTATEAYPSRTDISYAGEPQAHYVLVSTREPDTEEFRSYRIVDGQVTEEPVEILEMSAPPADVATS from the coding sequence GTGCTGCGCATCCCCCGATCGATGGTCGACGAGATCATCACCCACGCCCGGGCCGACCATCCCGACGAGGCGTGCGGGATCATCGCCGGTCCGGAGGGTGCGGACACCCCGACCCGGCTGGTGCGGATGACCAATGCCGAGCGGTCGCCGACCTTCTACCGGTTCGACTCCGGGGAGCAGCTGAAGCTGTACCGCGAGATGGACGACCGGGACGAGGAGGTCGTGGTCGTCTACCACTCGCACACCGCCACCGAGGCCTACCCCAGCCGCACCGACATCTCCTACGCCGGCGAACCGCAGGCGCACTACGTGCTGGTCTCCACCCGCGAGCCGGACACCGAGGAGTTCCGGTCCTACCGGATCGTCGACGGCCAGGTCACCGAGGAGCCGGTCGAGATACTGGAAATGTCCGCGCCCCCTGCCGACGTTGCCACCAGCTGA
- a CDS encoding MoaD/ThiS family protein — translation MSVKVSVPTILRPVTKGEKSVTATGDTLAAVISDLDANYTGLGDRLVKNGALHRFVNIYVNDEDVRFTGGLETAIADGDQVTILPAVAGGAGAV, via the coding sequence ATGAGCGTCAAGGTTTCCGTCCCGACCATCCTGCGTCCGGTCACGAAGGGCGAGAAGTCGGTCACGGCCACCGGCGACACACTCGCCGCGGTGATCAGCGATCTCGACGCGAACTACACCGGGCTGGGCGACCGGCTGGTGAAGAACGGTGCGCTGCACCGGTTCGTGAACATCTACGTCAACGACGAGGACGTCCGGTTCACCGGTGGCCTGGAGACCGCGATCGCCGACGGCGACCAGGTCACCATCCTGCCCGCCGTTGCGGGTGGGGCCGGGGCGGTCTGA
- a CDS encoding PLP-dependent cysteine synthase family protein, with product MRYDSLVDAVGGTPLVGLPRLSPSPEVRVWAKLEDRNPTGSVKDRPALAMVAAAEADGRLRAGCTVIEPTSGNTGISLAMVCRVKGYRLICVMPENTSEERRMLLRAYGAQIIPSPAAGGSNAAVAMAKDLAADHPDWVMLYQYGNPGNAGAHYATTGPELLADLPTITHFVAGLGTTGTLMGVGRYLREKVPDISIVAAEPRYGELVYGLRNLDEGFVPELYDESVLTSRFSVGPEDAVRRTRELLEVEGIFAGISTGAAAHAALGIAARMVKQGRRADIAFVVADAGWKYLSTGVYGAGDDAAAAEGLEGQLWA from the coding sequence ATGAGGTACGACAGCCTGGTGGATGCCGTCGGCGGTACGCCGCTGGTGGGTCTGCCGCGGCTGTCGCCCTCGCCCGAGGTCCGGGTCTGGGCCAAGCTCGAGGACCGCAACCCCACCGGTTCGGTGAAGGACCGCCCGGCGCTGGCCATGGTGGCCGCCGCCGAGGCGGACGGGCGGCTGCGCGCGGGCTGCACCGTCATCGAACCGACCAGCGGGAACACCGGTATCTCGCTGGCCATGGTGTGCCGGGTCAAGGGCTACCGGCTGATCTGCGTGATGCCGGAGAACACCTCCGAGGAACGGCGGATGCTGCTGCGGGCCTACGGCGCGCAGATCATCCCGTCGCCGGCCGCCGGCGGGTCGAACGCCGCGGTGGCGATGGCGAAGGACCTGGCCGCCGACCACCCGGACTGGGTGATGCTCTACCAGTACGGCAACCCGGGGAACGCCGGTGCGCACTACGCGACCACCGGCCCGGAGTTGCTGGCGGACCTGCCGACCATCACCCACTTCGTCGCCGGCCTGGGCACCACCGGCACCCTGATGGGCGTCGGCCGGTACCTGCGGGAGAAGGTGCCGGACATCTCGATCGTCGCCGCCGAACCGCGGTACGGGGAGCTGGTCTACGGGCTGCGCAACCTGGACGAGGGGTTCGTCCCCGAGCTCTACGACGAGTCGGTGCTGACCTCGCGGTTCTCCGTCGGGCCCGAGGACGCGGTGCGCCGTACCCGGGAGCTGCTGGAGGTCGAGGGCATCTTCGCCGGCATCTCCACCGGTGCCGCCGCGCACGCGGCGCTGGGCATCGCGGCCCGGATGGTCAAGCAGGGCCGCCGGGCGGACATCGCGTTCGTGGTGGCCGACGCCGGCTGGAAGTACCTGTCCACCGGTGTGTACGGCGCCGGCGACGACGCCGCCGCGGCGGAGGGCCTCGAAGGCCAGCTGTGGGCCTGA